The Muntiacus reevesi chromosome 5, mMunRee1.1, whole genome shotgun sequence genome segment GCCTGCGGGGGCGCGCGGCGCGCGGCGGGCGGGGCCAGGCGGGGCCGCGGAGCGCATAAAAGCGGCGCCGGCCGCGGTCGGACACCGACTCCGACGACCATGGCGCGTCCTAGCCTCCTGCTGCCGATGGCCCTGGCCTTGCTCGCATTCTGCCTCCTGGCGCTGCCCCGCGACGCCCGGGCCCGGCCGGGGGACCGCAAGGTCGGAGAACTGCAGGAGCTGTCGCCCAGCGACCCGCAGGTGCAGAAGGCGGCGCAGGCGGCCGTGGCCAACTACAACATGGGCAGCAACAGCGACTACTACTACCGCGACATCACCGTCCTCCGGGCCCACAGCCAGGTGCGGGCCGgccgggctgggctgggcagggccggggcgggggcggtgccGGCAGCAGGGGGAGGCGAGCGCGGCCCCAGCCGGGCCCCAGATGGAGGGGGCGACTAAGAGTAATCAGGGCGGCACCTTAATACAACAGAGTCTTCAAAATCCAATTAATGTCACAAGTCCATGCGGAGCAGAATCTCAGAATTTCAAATAAGATTCAACCCTGAATTGGCCTTGTCCTGAAAGGCAGACTGGGGTGCGGTGGGGTGAGGGAGAAGGGGCAGCTGCCTGGACTTGAGTCG includes the following:
- the CST6 gene encoding cystatin-M translates to MARPSLLLPMALALLAFCLLALPRDARARPGDRKVGELQELSPSDPQVQKAAQAAVANYNMGSNSDYYYRDITVLRAHSQLVAGIKYYLTVDMGSTACRKSAVAGDHVDLTTCPLAAEAEQEKLRCDFEILVVPWKNSSQLLKHDCVSL